The sequence below is a genomic window from Anaerocolumna chitinilytica.
TTTAATAACCAGTTATGAGGATGCAGTAAAGTATATAGGAAGAAAAGAAGATAAAAACCGTAAAATATACAATGGAATGCTTAAGACCTATTTCTATCAATTCATGGGTCCCCGCCCTCCCAAAAAGGATTCTACGGCTGCAAATCAAGAAGTAAAGTAAATGAAACAGTAAAGTAAATGAAGCAGTGAACTAAAGTTTGAAGCAGTGAAGTAAAATATAAAGTAGTGAAGTAAATATATATAGAAAAGAAATACCTAAATTAATATCTTATACTGAGGCTGTTGTCATGCTAATAAATAATTAGTTTGATAACAGCTTCTTTTATAATAAAAAAAGTAGGTATTGACGTTGACCTTAGGTAAAGACGTATAATATTTCTAGATGAATTCATTAATAAGCTAGCTTTATAATTGTTAGAAATAATACTATTATTCTGATAAAACTATCTAAATATCAGGAAAGGAAAATGCAATGGAAGACTTAATAAGCATCTCAGAGGTCTGTAAGAGATATCAGATTACTTCAAGAACTCTTCGGTTTTACGAAAAGGAAGGGCTGATAAATAGCCACCGGGAAAGAGAAACTCTACCTAGAAAATATGCTCCCGAAGAAGTGGAGAAGCTTCGTAAAATATTGATTATGCGCTCTCTTAACCTTTCTATTAAGGATATTAAGGAACTCTTTCTAAGTGACCAGGATATTTCTGTAGCAATTCGTTCTAAAATTGTGGTAATCAGAACAGAGCTGGATAATAAAGAAAGGCAGCTTCGTAATCTGGAGCGGGCGGTTACACTCTTGACGGAAAAGCAGGATATCTTTCAGGAACAGGATATTCCGGAAATGGAAAGCCGGCAATTAGACATAGCTGTCAGAGCAACTGAACTGCTGCTTGATAAGCAATATGATGAATTTACTGAGTTATTTCCGGAAAGTTCCAGAAAATACCTTACTGCTGGATTTTTGGATGCCTTCAATGAGGACATGAAATTAATAAACGGAGAATTATATAAAATAAAGGAATGTTTCCAGGTAGATGATTCAATTCATGTATACATCCAGGGGACAGAAAACACTTTACTGATAAAGTATATATTTCATGATGCCTTTATTTCAGCATTTACTTTTCATACTTTAATGTTTGACTGCAGAATGTAGTAGCTTATTAAATGAAGAAAGGACTGTTCCTGAACAAGGACAGTGGAGGAAGAAGCAGTGGGTTCTTATAAGAAACAATTTTATGTAAAAAACAGGCTGAATTTCATTCTTACCATATTGACCTGTGTATTTGCTACCGCTCTTAATATTGCTACCGCTTTTATATTAAAACTTTTGATGGATGTGACAACAGGTGATTCCCTAAAAGACTTAGAGAAGATAATCATCTGCAGTATTCTTTATATAGCAGTGGCTGTTTTGGTATTGCTTCTGAAACGTCATTATTATAATAACTATATGAAACATGCTATGGTAAGGTTTAAGAATTATGCGTTCTCAAAGCTTCTGGGAAAAAGCATTAACTCTTTTGACAGACAGGTAACAGGAAAATACATATCAATTTTTACTAACGATATGGCTTCTATTGAAACAAATTATGTAGAAGCAAATCTAAAAATAACAACACAGATTCTAAGTTTTCTTGGCGGGCTTGCAGCCATGGCATACCTGAACTGGTTATTGATGCTTTGTGTTCTTGTAATCAGTATGCTTCCAATCCTGGTTTCATTGGTATTCGGTAAATCTATGGAAGAAAAAGTTCGCATTGCGTCTGCTAGAAATGAAGGATTTGTTTCCATGGTGAAAGACATACTGACGGGTTTTTCCGTTGTAAAAAGCTTTCGGGCAGAAAAAGAAATCTTAGGCCTTTATAAAGAACAGAATATAGAAGTAGAGACTGCTAAGAATAATAAGCGCAGAACGTCCGATTTTATTAATATATTATCGTCCTCCTCTTCCATGGTTGTGGAATTTACAACTTTTGGCCTGGGAGCTTATCTTGCAATTAAACATATTATAACTGCGGGTACGGTAATTGCCTTTATACAGCTGTTAAATTACGTGCTTGGTCCGGTGGGGACCCTGGGACCGCTCTTTACTGAAAGGAAAGCAGCAAAGAGTTTGATTGACAAGATTGAAAATGCAACAGATACAATTGAGGGTGAAGGAGCTGCCGATGAAAAAGAAAGCTTCGAGAATTCTATCTCTTTTCAGAATGTGACCTTTAGTTATGAAAAGGAACAGAAGGTTTTAAATTCTATTAATCTGACCATTGATAAAGGAGAAAGCTGCGTAATAGTTGGCGCCAGCGGAAGCGGTAAATCCACATTGGTTAATTTACTGCTGGGATATCATAATGATTACGAAGGAGAGATCTGTATTGATGGAAAGAACCTTAAATGCCTTGCGAATAGCTCCCTTTATAATCTCTTCTCTGTAATTCAGCAGAATGTATTTATCTTTGACGGTACAATAAAGGATAATATAACGATGTATAAATTCTTTGAACCGACAGCCGTAGCTGAAGTTATAGAGAAGTCTGGGCTTGAGAAATTAATAATGGAAAAAGGCGAAGATTACAAATGCGGTGAAAATGGCAGCTTCTTATCCGGCGGTGAAAAACAGCGTATATCCATTGCCAGAAGCCTGCTTCGCAAAACCCCTATTCTAATTATGGATGAGGCTACATCAGCTTTGGATCTGAAAACTGCCTGGCTGGTAGAAGAGGAAATCTCAAGATTAAAAGACCTGACACGTATTGTTATATCACACAGAATGGATGAAGGTAACCTTAGACTATATGATAAGATTATTGCTTTAAATAATGGACAGATTACAGAAATTGGAGACTTCGACCAGCTAATGGAGAAAAAAGGTTATTTTTACTCCCTGTTTCAGGTAGCAAAATCAGCTTAAACGAAGTTATTTGAATCTGGTACTAATTATCCAGAAGAGTTAAATTACATAAAACCCGGTATCTATAAGGACAAAGGAATACAGGAAATATGTAGGATTATTTTGTATATTGTAGAATAATAGGATGCATAGTATAATCTTCCTAACAGGGGGATTATACTATGGGAGAGAAAGCGCTTAAGAATTTAGCGGTTTTTACGTTTGTTCTGATGTTGTCTGTGCTGATGCTTTCAATGGTTATAACAGATAGCTTGGAGGGGAGAGGAAAAGCTTCTGCATCGGAGGAAGCCTGGACAACAAATTACGAACATAATAATAAGAGTAAGGGCTACTTATCCACTGCCAATGAATTAAAAGAGAGTTTGGGAGAAAAATATATTGTAATTGAAAATACGGGAAATACTGCATCTGATAGCCTAACTGAGGATTATATGAACAGAAAGATTACGCTGTCCATAAAAGGATTAAAGGATGAGAGTCTTACGGAGAAAGGAATTGTAAGAATAAACCAGGATATGTCCTATCAGGGGATTCCGGGGTTAAAGGAAGCAGCAGATGGTGAATATCTAATACCCGAGAGTTTATCTGCAAACGGAGAGGTTTCCGTCTATGGAGCAGTTCCGGAGTCACTGAAAACGGATCCGGTAAATAACTTAACGATTACTTATAAGAAAGTTTCAGACAAGGAATATGAAGCAGATATCTGCTTTACTCTGGATCATGTCTACGCACCGGTTTTGCAGCAGGAAGATGGAAATATCTATATTGCCTTAAAGGAACCGGCTAGTGTTTATGATAACATAGTGGTTCTTGATGCAGGGCATGGCGGAAAAGATCCGGGTGCTAAAACAGCTGATAACTCTTCCTATGAAAAAAGCATTAATCTAAAAATACTTCTGGAATTAAAAGAGTTACTTGACCGTGAGAATATTAAGGTATATTATACCAGAACAGGGGATGATACCGTATTCTTAAATCCAAGAGTGAATCTCGCTAATGATGTAAAGGCTGATTTGTTTTTAAGTATACATTGTAATTCCAGTGAATCCTCTATACCAAGAGGTGTTGAGGTATTATATAAAAGTGAAGGGCAGCAGGGGGAATTCACTTCTGAAAAACTTGCTCGTATTGCCTTGGATCAGTTGAAGGGAATAACCGGATATGTAAACAGAGGCCTGGTAACCGGAGATGAGATACTGATAATACACAAATCTCAGGTGCCTGTAGCATTAATCGAGACTGGTTTTGTCTCAAATGCAGAAGAGCTTGGTTTCTTAAAATCCAAGGAGAAAGAGAAAGAAATTGCGGAAGCTGTTGTACAGGTAATTAAAAAGGCCCTCGGAGAAATCAATAAAGTAAAAACTACAAACTGACAGAATATATTTACGAAAGGTGTTATGTGGAAATTAAGAAACAATTTCCACACTCTATTTAGGCAGTTTCGTAAGTAGAACTTACGAAATGCATACGGAGATTAAGTTGAAAAACAAAAAGACTGTTTTTCAACTACAGATTCAGGAATATTCAATCTTTGATTGAATATTCACGAAAGGAGAAAAATGAACAGAATAATATTTGCTACGGGCAATGAAGGTAAAATGAAAGAAATCAGAATGATATTAGCAGATTTGGATTACCAGGTACTATCCATGAAAGAGGCAGGAATAGACATTGATATCGTGGAAGACGGTACGACTTTTGAAGAAAATGCAATTATAAAAGCCAGAACGATAATGGAAATGACAGGAGAAATTGCCCTGGCAGACGATTCTGGACTTGAAGTTGATGCTATGGATAAAGCACCGGGGGTATATTCCGCCAGATTTATGGGTGAGAATACTTCCTATGATATAAAAAATAAGTATATACTGGATCAGGTAAAGGGACTTCCTTTAGAAAAGAGAAGTGCAAGATTCGTATGTGTAATTGCTTGTGCTTTTCCGGACGGAAGGATCTTTACTACGAAAGGCATTTTTGAAGGCTTTATTGGTGAAGACATTGCCGGTGAAAATGGATTTGGTTATGATCCTATATTCTGGCTGCCGGAGTTTGGCTGTACTTCAGCGGAATTATCACCGGAGGACAAAAATGTGGTAAGTCATCGAGGCAAGGCACTTAACAGTATGAAAGAGAAATTAAAAGAATTGTTGTAAAAATACATTAGAAAGGCAATGTGGAAAAACAAAATAACTTTATGAAGATACTGATTGTAAGCGATTCTCACGGAAGGGTTACTAATCTTGAGAAAGTAATTCAAAAAGTAAGTCCTATTGACCTGATGCTTCATTTGGGGGACTTTGAAAGCGGCGAGGATTATATCGAAGCATTGGCAGATTGTCCTGTTGAATTTATTGCCGGAAACAATGATTTTTTCGCAGATGTACCAAGGGATAAAACCATTGTACTTGGAAAGTATACGATTTTTATGACTCATGGGCACCGTTATGGTGTCAACTTTGGTACGGGCAGGATAAAGGAGGCAGCTTCCCAACTGGGGGCGGATATTGTATTATATGGGCATACCCATAAACCGGTGATAGACCTTAGCTCCGGAGTATGGGCGGTAAATCCGGGTAGTATAAGTCAGCCAAGGCAGGAGAATGGTAAACCTTCCTATATCATAATGGAAATCGATGATAAGGGTATCGCACATTTTACCCTCAATTATCTCTCGTAGAATTTGTTGATAATAAGGAAAGAATAATTTTCACATATGTTTTAATAAGGCATAATTCTCAGTCTAAACAAGAGTATTTTGTTGAATGGCATAACTGTGAGAATGAATTAAAATAAGATACAATAAGGCCCAAAATCTGCCAAGACAAGGCATTGTAGAAAAATTTGAAAAAGTTTAAAAAGTTGTTGACAATTGAAAGGCTCTATTATATAATAATTCTTGCGTCACGAGAGCCGCATAAAATAAGGCCAAAACGGGGTGTGGCTCAGCTTGGCTAGAGTGCTTGATTTGGGATCAAGAGGTCGCAGGTTCAAATCCTGTCACCCCGATTTTAAAAGTGACAAAAGATAAAATTTCATATGCGGGTGTAGTTCAATGGTAGAACACTAGCCTTCCAAGCTAGATACGTGGGTTCGATTCCCATCACCCGCTTGGTGTACATTTGTACATCGTTTGTGTGCTAGTAGCTCAGTTGGATAGAGCAATGGCCTTCTAAGCCATGTGTCGGGGGTTCGAATCCCTTCTGGCACATTTTATCTTGTCTAGGTATATGCACAACAGTGTAACAAGACAGCGATGTTGTGTTTACAATATGGACAAGATAAGGTGTTATTGTTTGTGGTGGGTATAGCGCAGTTGGTTAGCGCGCCAGATTGTGGCTCTGGAGGCCAAGGGTTCGAATCCCTTTATCCACCTTGGTAATAGTACCATTGGGCTGTCGCCAAGCGGTAAGGCACAGGACTTTGACTCCTGCAGTCGCTGGTTCAAATCCAGCCAGCCCAGTCAGCCATTCTTAGCTGAAATGAGGGCACCTGCCGCAGGTGATAAAAAACAGTTGGGATATTAGCTCAGTCGGTAGAGCACTTGACTTTTAATCAAGGTGTCCCGGGTTCGAATCCCGGATGTCTCATTGGTAATAAAAATTAAGCGGATGTGGCGGAATTGGCAGACGCGCTAGACTTAGGATCTAGTGGGATACCGTGCAGGTTCAAGTCCTGTCATCCGCATTAAAAGAAATATTAAAATAGCCAAAAACATAATTGTTTTTGGCTATTTTAGTCTCAACATTTATGTATTATTAAGTTTCATCAGTTGGACTTTCGGCTCTTTGTCAATGATGGGGGTGGGATTCATTTGAATCCCACTCCATCACTGAGTTTAGAGCTATTTTAATGTACTGGTCTATAATCCATGTTTTAGGGCATGAGAAATAAACCTCCTGCCGTCTTCTTTTTATTTAGATAGAACTATGTATAATCCTTGTACGGAACCTCTCGAAATTCTTCATGCCAAAAGATACCCTTTTTAATACTTTTATCTTGTTATTATACCCTTCTGTAGGTCCGTTGGTATATTTGTACTTAAAGGCATTCAAAATACCTTGTGACCAATTCCGATAAGTCTTCGCACAGGCTTCAAATTCGGGAATACCTGATTTTTCAGCTGTCTTCACCCATTCCCAGAATCCTTCCCGTTGATACTTATACTTCTCGCTCTGGCAGATTTCATAAAACCATTCCTTAAGTCGGTGGGCAGTCCTCAGATCATCATTATAAAGTAGCATCAGATCGCAAGCCTTCTTGTTCTCCTCTTTTAGTTTATTATATCTTGTAAGTATCAGCTTCCGGCTTCTCTTGTAGTACCTGCGCAAATTCGAAGGCATCTTCTTTTGAAGGCGTTTTCTTACATTTTCAATCGCCCAAGTAACATATCGAATGAAGTGATATTTGTCAATTATAATAGTTGCATTAGGAAAATAGGCTTTCGCCAAGTCTACATACGGTTCCCACATATCACAGATAAAGAACTTCACTCGATACCTTTGGGTGCGGTTCCATGTACGGAAATAGGCGGATAAATGCTTCTGAGTTCTGTCAGGTAGAATATCAAGAATACGATGTTTCTTTGCATCTACCAGAATACACTGGAACTTTCCAGCATCCGTATTACCTTTAAACTCATCAATTGAGATGCACTCAGGAACAGAAGGGGAGGAGTAGTTGATGGTATCCAATAACCGGGAAACGGTACTAACGGAAACATTCGTATCAACAGCAACGGACTTCATGCTGCGTAGATTCCTGAGTAGGTCGATGATTTTATAAGACAATCTAAGGGTACGCCTTTTGTAAGGAGCGAGAAAAGTATATTTCTCGAGGAACCTTTTCCCGCAACTACAGGAATAACGTCTCTTTCTCAACACCAAATAAGTGTGCTTAAGCTGAAATGGGAGGTCCTTAATTGTCTGAGAGCGGTAATCATGAATGCGTTTTGTCTGTTTGCCACAATGAGGACAGATCTGTGTCGATGGCTTTGTTTCGATATAAATACGGACAAAAGAGTCAGCTTGAATTACATTTTTAATTAAAATATCTTCTAATCCTAAAAGTTTTCTGGTACAATTAGAATGCATTGAGAGATCCTCCTTTGAAAGTGGTTGTTTGGTAGACGGCATTTTCGAGGGAGGTTTCTTTTATTATAAAACATAAAAATAAAAGTTGGAATGTGTTTTATTTACACACCCCAACATTTATTATAGAACCGGACTTTCAAGGATGTTTTTTTCCTGTCTTTTATCTGATTTTTTCTCTGAGAATTTCTTTTCTACCTTTTTTTCTGAGAATTTCTTTTCAGCCTTTTTTTCTAACGATTTCTTTTCAGTCTTTTTCTCTGGCAATTTCTTTTCGGTCTTTTTCTCTGAGGATTTCTTTTCAGCCTTTTTCTCTAAAGTTTTCTTTTCAGCCTTTTTCTCTGAGGATTTCTTTCCAGTCTCTTTCTCTGAGGATTTTATTTCGGCCTTTTTCTCTGAAAGCTCCTTTTCAGTACTTTCCTCTGAAAGCTTCTTCTCCATCCTTTTCTCTGAGATCTTTTTCTCCGCTTTTTTCTCTAACAGCTTTTTTTCCGCTTTTATTTCTGAAGTTTTCTTCTCAGCTTTTTTCTCCTGCCTTCTTTTCTCGGCTTTTGTCACTGCTAATAAGCTTTCGGCCTCATCCTCATGTAATATAGATTTCTTTGATGAAAACTTTTTTGTCTTCTCGGTAGTTTCCGGTGAAGGAGGGGTCTTCTTGCGTTTCCCGGTATCTCTGGCAACGGCAATATAAAACATTTGAATGCGAAGTTTATTTTCATCATATATATCCATGCTCTTGTACAAATCTTTATAATAATCAAAGAGTATACCTTTTGTGCGTATCGTCTGGCGAAGATTGACCTGGGTCGCTACAAGGCTGCCTTTGGTTTTAACATAGTAATAAACCGGAGTTTTAATCACATAGACATCTTTAACATATTGCAGGTATTCAAGATTAAAGAGGAAATCTTCGCACCAGTTTAAATCCCTGTTGCATTTTAGCTTATGAGACTTAATGATGTCAGTCCGGAAAAATTTATTCCACATAACCCCATAATAAAAATTGGCTGGTGCTTTCATCATAAATTCTGCAAATTGTCTTCGGCTTACAAGACCTTCTTCCGGTATATGGCCCTTAATATATATTTTGTGGTTTACCACCCGGTGATAGTCTGTTATGACCATATCACAATTATAGGTTTCAGCAGTACTAACAAATGTCTGTGTAGCATCCTTGGTAATCCAGTCATCACTATCTACAAATTGCAGATATTTACCCCGGGCATTCTTTATTCCAAGATTGCGGCTGTCACTTACACCTGAATTCCCCTTATTGAGTATATGAAAGCGTGGATCACTGTCTCGGAATTTCTTAAGAACCTTCATACTGTGATCTTTGCTCCCATCATTTACAACGAGCACTTCTATATTCTTGTAGGTCTGATTGCGGATACTGGTTAGACAGCGTTCAATTGTTTGTTCTCCGTTATATAATGGTACAATAATACTGACCAGCGGTTCCCCCATAATAATTACCCTTTCTCATAAAATATTTAAATAGCTGAGATAATAGAAATATCTGTTAATTTCCAGGATGATTTCATTATAACATTTCTTTCTATACATTTCTATCGGTATTCCATTGGAGTTTAAAGTAGTACAGGAAGAAAGATTTTTAACAAGAAATAACAGTAAGAAAAATCTTCATTAGGAACATATTTACAGTACAAATAAGCTGTCAATATAAGTGCCATAAATGCCTCTTATAAATAAGCATAAGCATGAATAAAAATTAAAAATATTTTGCGAAAAGCAGTAAAAACAGCGTGTTTTCCATTGCATGAGAAGATATTTTGTGATAGACTGACACAAATGACAGTGCAAAGGAGGTAACTCTCTTGAAACCTTACAAAGAGATGTCCAGAGAAGAATTACTGGAGTTAAGAGACAATTTAAAGAAACAGTATAAAGCAATGAGAGGACTTAATTTAAGTCTTGATATGTCAAGAGGCAAGCCTTGCATAGAGCAGTTAGATATTTCCATGGATTTGATGGATATTTTAAATAGTTCCTCCGACCTTACCTGTGATGACGGGATGGATTGCCGTAATTACGGAATTCTTGATGGTCTTCCTGAGGCAAAAAAACTTATTGGTGATATGATAGAGGTTCCGGCTGAGAATCTGATTATATATGGTAACTCCAGTTTAAATATTATGTATGATGCTATTTCCAGATCCATGACTCATGGTGTTATGGGCAGCACCCCCTGGTGCAAGCTGGAAAAAGTGAAGTTCTTATGTCCCGTGCCTGGTTATGACAGGCATTTTGCAATTACGGAATACTTTGGAATAGAGATGATTAATATACCCATGACGGCTGAAGGTCCGGATATGGATCTGGTGGAGAAGTATGTGTCTGAGGATGAGGCAGTAAAGGGTATCTGGTGTGTGCCAAAGTACTCTAATCCACAGGGGATTACTTATTCTGACAGTGTGGTGAAGCGATTTGCCAGGCTAAAGCCTGCTGCGAAGGATTTTCGCATTTACTGGGATAACGCCTATAGCATGCATCATTTATACGAGGATGAGCAGGACAATATCTTAGAAATCTTAGAGGAATGCAAAAAAGCCGGTAATCCGGATATAGTATATAAATTTTCCTCTACTTCAAAGATAAGCTTCCCAGGTTCCGGTGTTGCTGCCATAGCAACCTCACCCAACAATCTGGTAGATATTAAGAAACAATTAGGAATTCAGACCATTGGCCATGATAAAGTAAACCAATTGCGCCATGTCAGATACTATAAAGATATTAATGGTATTATCAGCCATATGAAGAAACACGCGGATATTTTAAGACCAAAATTCGAAGCAGTGCTGAACATTTTGGAAACAGAGCTTAACGGGCTTGAGATAGGTACATGGTATAAACCCAAGGGTGGATATTTCATTTCCTTTGACACAATAGATGGTTGTGCGAAAGCAGTAGTAGAGAGGGCTCAAAAGGCAGGAGTAAAGTTAACTTCTGCAGGGGCGACTTATCCATATGGAAAGGACCCCCATGACAGTAATATACGTATTGCACCTTCTTTTCCTCCGGATAAGGATCTAAAGACTGCCATGGAGCTGTTTACACTATGTGTTAAGCTTGTTAGTGCCGATAAATACCTGGCTATGCTCGAGGAAAGAGCATAGAATACTCCTTCAGATTATGGTTCAACAATATCCCAAAGGAGGGAGTTGTATGTATTTCTAATACATTCAACTCTCTTCTTTATGGGAATACAGGATTTACCTTTCTTCTGATACATATGCTTCTGGCATCATGTTATAAATTTTGTTGTGTGAATAAAAATCATGCAACGGACAAGTTCCCTAAATATTGTTCTATAGGACAAGCGTTGAAATCAAGCCTATGGACACTACAAATTTCTCAGGAGGATTTTTTTATGAAAAAAGTGGTTACATTATTGCTGGTAATGGCAATGGTAGTCGGAATGATGACTGGATGCGGTAAAGCTGACAAAAGCTCCGGATCTTCATCAGAGACAGCAAAGGGTATTGATAAGTCTAAAATCAAAGTAGGTATTATCTACATTGGTGATGAGAATGAAGGCTATACAGCAGCTCATATGGCTGGTATTAAGGCTATGATAGAAAATCTTGGTTTATCAAAGGACCAGGTTATAGAGAAAACGAATATCGGTGAAGATGAAGCTTGTTATGACGCTGCAGTGGATCTGGCAGATCAGGGCTGCAACATCATATTTGCCAACAGCTTTGGACACGAGACATACTTAATGCAGGCAGCAGCTGATTACCCGAATGTTCAGTTCTGTCATGCTACCGGTTATCAGGCTAAGTCCTCAAAACTTGCAAATATGCATAACTACTTTACAGCAGTTTATGAATCCCGTTATGTATCCGGTGTGGTAGCAGGCCTTAAGTTACAGGACATGATTAAAAACGGAACCATTACAGAAGACCAGGCTAAGATGGGCTATGTCGGCGCTTATCCTTATGCAGAAGTAGTATCCGGTTATACCGCTTTTTACCTTGGCGCTAAGAGTGTTGTTCCTTCCGTTACAATGGAAGTAAAATATACCAACAGCTGGGGTGATATGGCAACTGAAAATGAAGTTGCAAAACAGCTGATTGCTGATAACTGTGTATTAATCAGCCAGCATGCTGATACCACCGGTGCTCCGACTGCCTGTGAAGAAGCAAAAGTTCCTTGCGTTGGTTACAATGTTGATATGACTTCTGTTGCTCCTAATACCGCATTAACCTCTGCCACTATTAACTGGGCACCTTATTATACTTATGCAGTGAAGTCAATAATTGACGGAACAGCAATTACAACTGATTGGAGTCAGGGCTATGCAGACGGAGCAGTTGGTATCTCTCCTTTGAATGACAAGGTAGTTGCTCCCGGAACTGCTGATGAAGTTGCTAAGGTAGAAGCATCCTTAAAAGATGGTTCCCTTAAGGTATTTGATACCAGTAAGTTCACTGTGAAAGGTTCCAAGATCGAGGACTTAATCAAAGACAGCGCTGATTTCTCTAAGTATTCCGCATATGTTTCCGATGGATATTTTCATGAGTCAGAAGTTATCTCCGCACCTGCTTTTGATTTAAGAATTGATGGAATTACCGAATTGACAAAATAATTTATTTATTTGGTAAATAGTACAGGGCTTAGCATACAGCCCTATTTAGCGGGACTGCTTTTTTTGCAGTTCCGCAAATTTATTGTGTAGGAGGTTTTTTTGTGGAACAGGTAAACGCCATTGAATTAAAAAATGTTACCAAACGGTTTGGCGAAGTAATTGCAAATGACAGTGTGAATCTCTCCGTTAAAAAGGGTGAAATATTGTCTATCTTAGGAGAAAACGGCAGCGGAAAAACCACGCTTATGAATATGCTTTCCGGGATTTATTTTCCCGATGAAGGCCAGATATTTATTAACGGAAAAGAAGTAACCATACGTTCTCCAAAAGATTCCTTTGCATTAGGAATCGGTATGA
It includes:
- a CDS encoding BMP family ABC transporter substrate-binding protein, with translation MKKVVTLLLVMAMVVGMMTGCGKADKSSGSSSETAKGIDKSKIKVGIIYIGDENEGYTAAHMAGIKAMIENLGLSKDQVIEKTNIGEDEACYDAAVDLADQGCNIIFANSFGHETYLMQAAADYPNVQFCHATGYQAKSSKLANMHNYFTAVYESRYVSGVVAGLKLQDMIKNGTITEDQAKMGYVGAYPYAEVVSGYTAFYLGAKSVVPSVTMEVKYTNSWGDMATENEVAKQLIADNCVLISQHADTTGAPTACEEAKVPCVGYNVDMTSVAPNTALTSATINWAPYYTYAVKSIIDGTAITTDWSQGYADGAVGISPLNDKVVAPGTADEVAKVEASLKDGSLKVFDTSKFTVKGSKIEDLIKDSADFSKYSAYVSDGYFHESEVISAPAFDLRIDGITELTK
- a CDS encoding PLP-dependent aminotransferase family protein gives rise to the protein MKPYKEMSREELLELRDNLKKQYKAMRGLNLSLDMSRGKPCIEQLDISMDLMDILNSSSDLTCDDGMDCRNYGILDGLPEAKKLIGDMIEVPAENLIIYGNSSLNIMYDAISRSMTHGVMGSTPWCKLEKVKFLCPVPGYDRHFAITEYFGIEMINIPMTAEGPDMDLVEKYVSEDEAVKGIWCVPKYSNPQGITYSDSVVKRFARLKPAAKDFRIYWDNAYSMHHLYEDEQDNILEILEECKKAGNPDIVYKFSSTSKISFPGSGVAAIATSPNNLVDIKKQLGIQTIGHDKVNQLRHVRYYKDINGIISHMKKHADILRPKFEAVLNILETELNGLEIGTWYKPKGGYFISFDTIDGCAKAVVERAQKAGVKLTSAGATYPYGKDPHDSNIRIAPSFPPDKDLKTAMELFTLCVKLVSADKYLAMLEERA